The region CCGCCGAACCGAAGGGTGCCGAGCCCGTCGTCGGGGTTTGCGAGCCCGCCGTCGTCGACAGCGCTCCCGTCTTCGCCGGGGTCGAGCCCGGTGACCGCGAGCGGCTGCTCTCCGGCACGCACCACGATCCGCACGGGGTGCTCGGCGCCCATCCGGTGCCCGGCGGTGTGGCCTTCCTGGCCTTCCGTCCGTACGCGCTCGGGGTGACCGTCGTGACGGACGACCTGCGGGCCGAGCTGCACGACGACGGGGACGGGTTCTTCTCGGCGCTGGTGCCGCTGCGCGCGGTCCCGGAGGCGTACCGGCTGCTCGTCGCGTACGAGGGGACGGTTCAGGACACCGAGGACGCGTACCGTTTCCTGCCCGCGCTCGGGGAGTTCGATCTCCATCTGCTCGGCGAGGGACGCCACGAGGAGCTGTGGCGCGCCCTGGGTGCGGAGCCGATGGTGCACCAAGGGGTGACCGGCACCCGTTTCACGGTCTGGGCGCCGAACGCGCGCGGTGTCCGCCTCGCCGGCACCTTCAACTTCTGGGACGGCACCGGGTTTCCGATGCGGTCGCTCGGCTCCTCCGGGGTGTGGGAGCTGTTCGTGCCGGCGATCGGCGAGGGCGAGCTCTACAAGTTCGAGATCACCCGCCCGGACGGCTCCCGCACCCTGCGCGCCGACCCGATGGCCCGGCGGACCGAGGTCCCGCCGCGCACGTCGTCGATCGTGCACGCCTCGCACCACGTGTGGACGGACGAGGAGTGGATGGCGGCGCGGGGGGCCCGTCCGGTGCACGAGGCACCGTTGTCGGTGTACGAGGTCCACCTGCCGTCCTGGCGACCGGGCCTGACCTACCGCCAACTGGCCGAGCAACTGCCCGCCTACGTCCGCGACCTGGGCTTCACCCATGTCGAACTGATGCCGGTCGCCGAGCACCCCTTCGGCGGCTCCTGGGGCTACCAGGTCACCGGCTTCTACGCCCCCACCGCACGGCTGGGCACCCCCGACGACTTCAAACACCTCGTCGACGCCCTGCACCGCGCCGGGATCGGCGTCCTCATGGACTGGGTACCCGCCCACTTCCCGCGCGACGCATGGGCCCTCGCCGAGTTCGACGGACGCCCCCTCTACGAACACGCGGACCCGCAGCGGGCCGCCCACCCCGACTGGGGCACCCTCGAATTCGACTACGGCCGCCACGAGGTACGCAACTTCCTCGTCGCCAACGCCGTGTACTGGTGCGAGGAGTTCCACATCGACGGACTGCGCGTCGACGCCGTCGCCTCGATGCTCTACCTCGACTACTCGCGCGAGCCGGGACAGTGGACCCCGAACGAACACGGCGGCCGGGAGAACCTCGACGCCGTCGCCTTCCTCCAGGAGATGAACGCCACCGTCTACCGGCGCGCACCCGGCGTCATGACGATCGCCGAGGAGTCCACGGCCTGGGACGGCGTCACGCGGGCCACCCATCACACCGGGCCCGGCGGGTTCGGGGGGCTGGGGTTCGGGCTGAAGTGGAACATGGGGTGGATGCACGACTCGCTGAGCTACGTGCAGCACGAGCCGGTCCATCGCAAGTACCAC is a window of Streptomyces mirabilis DNA encoding:
- the glgB gene encoding 1,4-alpha-glucan branching enzyme; the encoded protein is MTPRPPSDDSPKKNGAKKPAAAKKAAVKKAAVKKAAAQKPAGSKATKDAKVPTVSKVSGKGAGARVPEPRAAEPKGAEPVVGVCEPAVVDSAPVFAGVEPGDRERLLSGTHHDPHGVLGAHPVPGGVAFLAFRPYALGVTVVTDDLRAELHDDGDGFFSALVPLRAVPEAYRLLVAYEGTVQDTEDAYRFLPALGEFDLHLLGEGRHEELWRALGAEPMVHQGVTGTRFTVWAPNARGVRLAGTFNFWDGTGFPMRSLGSSGVWELFVPAIGEGELYKFEITRPDGSRTLRADPMARRTEVPPRTSSIVHASHHVWTDEEWMAARGARPVHEAPLSVYEVHLPSWRPGLTYRQLAEQLPAYVRDLGFTHVELMPVAEHPFGGSWGYQVTGFYAPTARLGTPDDFKHLVDALHRAGIGVLMDWVPAHFPRDAWALAEFDGRPLYEHADPQRAAHPDWGTLEFDYGRHEVRNFLVANAVYWCEEFHIDGLRVDAVASMLYLDYSREPGQWTPNEHGGRENLDAVAFLQEMNATVYRRAPGVMTIAEESTAWDGVTRATHHTGPGGFGGLGFGLKWNMGWMHDSLSYVQHEPVHRKYHHNEMTFSMVYAYSENYVLPISHDEVVHGKRSLVSKMPGDWWQQRATTRAYLGFMWAHPGKQLLFMGQEFAQGAEWSETHGPDWWLLDPAYPAEPDHRGVRDLVRDLNTVYRGEPALWQRDTDPAGFTWIAGDAADDNVLAFLRHDADGTPLLAVSHFSPVVRHDYRLGIPEDIPAWHEVLNTDAARYGGSDVHNPHPVKPEPHPAHAHPTSLRLTLPPLATIWLRPA